The following proteins are co-located in the Thermodesulfovibrionales bacterium genome:
- the tuf gene encoding elongation factor Tu (EF-Tu; promotes GTP-dependent binding of aminoacyl-tRNA to the A-site of ribosomes during protein biosynthesis; when the tRNA anticodon matches the mRNA codon, GTP hydrolysis results; the inactive EF-Tu-GDP leaves the ribosome and release of GDP is promoted by elongation factor Ts; many prokaryotes have two copies of the gene encoding EF-Tu), whose translation PGDNVNITVELIAPIALEKELRFAIREGGRTVGAGVVTEILE comes from the coding sequence CCTGGAGACAATGTGAACATCACAGTTGAGCTTATAGCACCCATAGCCCTTGAGAAGGAGCTGAGGTTTGCCATAAGGGAAGGTGGAAGGACAGTGGGTGCAGGAGTAGTAACGGAGATACTGGAATAG
- the rpsJ gene encoding 30S ribosomal protein S10 → MNQKIRIKLKAYDHRLLDQSVKEIVETAQRTGARVAGPVPLPTKISRVTVLRSPHIDKKSREQFEIRTHKRLLDIYDPTPQTVDALMKLELAAGVDVEIKL, encoded by the coding sequence ATGAATCAAAAGATTAGGATAAAACTTAAGGCCTACGATCACAGACTCCTTGATCAGTCTGTGAAAGAGATAGTGGAAACTGCCCAGAGAACGGGTGCTCGTGTAGCAGGTCCTGTACCACTTCCTACAAAGATAAGCAGGGTTACTGTTCTCAGGTCTCCACATATTGATAAAAAGTCCAGAGAGCAGTTTGAGATAAGAACTCATAAAAGACTTCTTGATATATACGATCCAACACCTCAGACGGTTGATGCTTTAATGAAACTTGAACTGGCTGCAGGTGTTGATGTGGAGATAAAACTATGA